One region of Streptomyces rishiriensis genomic DNA includes:
- a CDS encoding alpha/beta fold hydrolase translates to MTRPSTSSPFPPPPGALSYPLRTARGEFAVVDAPVPAGVEQRGVALLLPGFTGSKEDFHRMHEPLAARGYRTIAVDGRGQNESDGPADDESAYAREELARDVLAQAAAVGSPVHLMGHSLGGQIARAAVLLDHSPFVSFTLLASGPAEISDSQKQRVKLLHDALAVMTMPEVWEAILAMGPPEEVGGPAGGPGEPELLRLRWLNHKPAQLLATGRQLCVEPDRVGELAAVPLPFHVLSGARDDTWPLPLLDAMAAELRAHRTVVPGAEHSPNQDRPLATAHALADFWDRHPMR, encoded by the coding sequence GTGACCAGGCCCAGCACCAGCAGCCCCTTCCCGCCGCCCCCCGGCGCGCTCTCGTATCCGCTGCGGACCGCGCGCGGTGAGTTCGCGGTCGTCGACGCGCCCGTGCCCGCCGGTGTGGAGCAGCGGGGTGTCGCGCTGCTGCTGCCCGGCTTCACGGGGAGCAAGGAGGACTTCCACCGGATGCACGAGCCGCTCGCGGCCCGCGGCTACCGGACCATCGCCGTGGACGGGCGGGGGCAGAACGAGTCCGACGGACCGGCCGACGACGAATCCGCCTACGCGCGCGAGGAGTTGGCGCGGGACGTGCTGGCGCAGGCGGCGGCCGTCGGCAGCCCTGTGCACCTGATGGGGCACTCCCTCGGCGGTCAGATCGCCCGTGCCGCCGTCCTGCTCGACCACTCCCCCTTCGTGTCGTTCACGCTCCTCGCCTCGGGCCCGGCCGAGATCTCGGACTCCCAGAAGCAGCGCGTGAAGCTGCTGCACGACGCGCTCGCGGTGATGACGATGCCGGAGGTGTGGGAGGCGATCCTGGCGATGGGTCCGCCGGAGGAGGTCGGCGGTCCGGCCGGCGGCCCCGGCGAGCCGGAGCTGTTGCGGCTGCGCTGGCTGAACCACAAACCCGCCCAGCTCCTGGCCACCGGACGCCAGTTGTGCGTGGAACCGGACCGGGTCGGTGAACTGGCCGCCGTTCCGCTGCCGTTCCATGTCCTGTCGGGCGCGCGGGACGATACCTGGCCGCTGCCGCTCCTCGACGCCATGGCCGCCGAGCTGCGGGCGCACCGCACGGTCGTGCCGGGCGCCGAGCACTCGCCGAACCAGGACCGGCCGCTGGCGACGGCCCACGCGCTCGCCGACTTCTGGGACCGTCACCCCATGCGTTAG
- a CDS encoding DUF1003 domain-containing protein — translation MAPDRETGRGERTPAGATASSRPRARLDQPRPPRHRILPEWDPEAFGRLSERIARFLGTGRFIVWMTIVIIVWVLWNIFAPRDLRFDNYPFIFLTLMLSLQASYAAPLILLAQNRQDDRDRVNLEQDRKSNERSIADTEYLTREIAALRIGLGEVATRDWIRSELQDMVKELEERWDGHREHAVFPAERSRGRDVEDR, via the coding sequence ATGGCTCCTGACCGAGAGACCGGGCGCGGCGAGCGGACCCCGGCCGGCGCCACGGCGTCCAGCCGTCCCCGGGCCCGCCTGGACCAGCCGCGGCCGCCCCGGCACCGGATCCTGCCCGAGTGGGACCCGGAGGCCTTCGGGCGGCTGTCGGAGCGCATCGCGCGCTTCCTGGGCACCGGGCGGTTCATCGTCTGGATGACGATCGTCATCATCGTCTGGGTCCTGTGGAACATCTTCGCCCCACGCGACCTGCGCTTCGACAACTACCCGTTCATCTTCCTGACCCTGATGCTGTCGCTCCAGGCCTCCTACGCGGCCCCGCTGATCCTGCTCGCGCAGAACCGGCAGGACGACCGCGACCGGGTCAACCTGGAGCAGGACCGCAAGTCGAACGAGCGGTCCATCGCCGACACCGAGTATCTGACCCGGGAAATCGCCGCCCTGCGGATCGGTCTCGGCGAGGTCGCCACCCGGGACTGGATCCGCTCGGAACTCCAGGACATGGTCAAGGAACTGGAGGAACGGTGGGACGGGCATCGCGAACACGCCGTATTCCCGGCAGAACGGTCGCGGGGACGTGACGTAGAAGACCGGTGA
- a CDS encoding DUF6758 family protein: MRGEPSCPKCGGRVRAPGLFADSWQCDVHGTVHPLQPVIPPSVEALSVVVHRTQVPVWMPWPLPVGWLFTGVTYAGDDRSGGRATAVACSGPGPLGGMGELILVAEELGVGLGARYAGVDGPDPGPYMSVEKPPQAKVLAAGRPTPLWHVSATPDDRAVFAGEARGLWLWAVVWPEQSGLLMYDELVLTDLRDAGAELELVPCGALSPRLLKP; this comes from the coding sequence ATGAGGGGCGAACCCAGTTGCCCGAAGTGTGGTGGCCGGGTCAGGGCTCCCGGACTCTTCGCCGATTCCTGGCAGTGCGATGTGCACGGGACGGTCCATCCGCTTCAGCCCGTGATCCCGCCCAGCGTCGAGGCTCTCAGTGTCGTCGTCCACCGCACGCAGGTGCCGGTGTGGATGCCGTGGCCGCTGCCGGTCGGCTGGCTCTTCACCGGCGTGACGTACGCGGGTGACGACCGCAGCGGAGGCCGCGCCACCGCGGTGGCCTGCTCCGGGCCGGGCCCGCTCGGCGGTATGGGCGAGCTGATCCTGGTCGCCGAGGAGCTGGGCGTCGGACTCGGCGCTCGGTACGCCGGCGTCGACGGGCCGGATCCGGGACCGTACATGAGCGTCGAGAAACCCCCGCAGGCCAAGGTCCTGGCCGCCGGCCGTCCCACCCCGCTCTGGCATGTTTCCGCCACCCCGGACGACCGGGCCGTCTTCGCGGGGGAGGCGCGCGGCCTGTGGCTGTGGGCGGTGGTGTGGCCCGAACAGTCCGGACTGCTGATGTACGACGAGCTGGTGCTCACGGATCTGCGGGACGCGGGAGCCGAGCTGGAGCTGGTGCCTTGCGGGGCGCTGTCACCGCGCCTGCTCAAGCCTTAG
- a CDS encoding magnesium and cobalt transport protein CorA, giving the protein MSMIRDLRAVVRPARPSLRKGGGRMDTGAYDTTRDPATPSAVVDCAVYRDGARVAYPQAPTPQEAMRRVRRDGGFVWIGLHEPTEAEFAGIAAEFGLHPLAVEDAVQAHQRPKLERYDDSLFTVFKTIHYIEHDRLTANSEVVETGEVMCFTGKDFFITVRHGGQGSLRALRHRLQDDPELLAKGPSAVLHAIADHVVDGYIAVADAVQDDIDEVETEVFSPGRKGTPRGTDAGRIYQLKREVLEFKRAVSPLLRPMQLLSERPMRLVDPDIQKYFRDVADHLARVQEQVIGFDELLNSILQANLAQASVAQNEDMRKITSWAAIIAVPTMVCGVYGMNFDYMPELHWKFGYPVVMSAMVALCVGIHRTLKRNGWL; this is encoded by the coding sequence ATGTCGATGATCCGCGACCTCCGTGCCGTTGTCCGTCCGGCCCGCCCCTCCCTGCGCAAGGGGGGCGGGCGCATGGACACCGGCGCCTACGACACCACCCGCGACCCCGCGACCCCGTCGGCCGTCGTCGACTGCGCGGTCTACCGCGACGGCGCGCGTGTCGCCTACCCGCAGGCCCCGACCCCGCAGGAGGCCATGCGCCGGGTGCGGCGCGACGGAGGCTTCGTGTGGATCGGCCTGCACGAGCCGACCGAGGCCGAATTCGCCGGTATCGCGGCTGAGTTCGGGCTGCACCCGCTGGCCGTGGAGGACGCCGTGCAGGCGCACCAGCGACCCAAGCTGGAGCGTTACGACGACTCGCTCTTCACGGTCTTCAAGACCATCCACTACATCGAGCACGACCGGCTCACGGCCAACAGCGAGGTCGTCGAGACCGGCGAGGTCATGTGCTTCACCGGCAAGGACTTCTTCATCACCGTCCGGCACGGCGGCCAGGGCTCGCTGCGCGCGCTACGCCACCGCCTCCAGGACGACCCCGAACTGCTCGCCAAGGGTCCCTCCGCGGTGCTGCACGCCATCGCCGACCACGTCGTCGACGGCTACATCGCGGTGGCGGACGCCGTGCAGGACGACATCGACGAGGTCGAGACCGAGGTGTTCTCGCCGGGACGCAAGGGCACCCCGCGCGGCACCGACGCCGGCCGGATCTACCAGCTCAAGCGCGAGGTACTGGAGTTCAAGCGCGCGGTGTCGCCGTTGCTGCGGCCGATGCAGCTGCTGAGCGAGCGGCCGATGCGACTGGTCGACCCCGACATCCAGAAGTACTTCCGGGACGTCGCCGACCACCTCGCCCGGGTCCAGGAACAGGTCATCGGCTTCGACGAACTGCTCAACTCGATCCTGCAGGCCAACCTCGCACAGGCGTCCGTCGCGCAGAACGAGGACATGCGGAAGATCACCTCCTGGGCCGCCATCATCGCCGTACCGACGATGGTGTGCGGGGTGTACGGGATGAACTTCGACTACATGCCGGAACTGCACTGGAAGTTCGGCTATCCGGTGGTCATGTCGGCCATGGTGGCGCTCTGTGTCGGGATCCACCGCACGCTGAAGCGCAACGGCTGGCTGTGA
- a CDS encoding MFS transporter, whose protein sequence is MDPFDAGAGSILRQPKAVWATAGASVVAFMGIGLVDPILPSIAQGLDATAGQVSLLFTSYFLITAFAMLVTGFVSSRIGGRRTLLAGLALVVVFAGLAGTSGSVGELVGFRAGWGLGNALFVSTALAVIVGAAAGGSAAAILLYESALGLGMACGPLLGALLGDASWRYPFFGTAFLMAIGFLCISVFLKDQPRPARKISVLDPVKALGHGGLASAAASAFFYNYTFFTVLAFTPFVLNMTPYKSGAVFFAWGVLLAVFSVLVAPALQRRFGSLKVLGGSLVLLAVDVFVLGYGDHTTAIVCTILSGAFIGVNNTVYTELALGVSDAPRPVASAGYNFVRWFAAAAAPYFAPKIEEWTDIHVPFVVAAVTAVLGAVVVVVRRKALTHEAEELEPRHATEDGVSVFAG, encoded by the coding sequence ATGGACCCATTCGATGCGGGAGCCGGAAGCATCCTGCGGCAGCCGAAGGCGGTGTGGGCCACGGCCGGCGCGTCCGTCGTCGCCTTCATGGGCATCGGCCTCGTCGACCCGATCCTGCCGTCCATCGCCCAGGGGCTGGACGCCACGGCCGGCCAGGTCTCCCTGCTCTTCACCTCGTACTTCCTGATCACCGCGTTCGCGATGCTGGTCACCGGCTTCGTCTCGAGCCGGATCGGCGGCCGCAGGACGCTGCTGGCCGGCCTCGCCCTCGTCGTCGTCTTCGCCGGTCTCGCGGGCACGTCGGGCTCGGTCGGCGAACTCGTCGGCTTCCGGGCCGGCTGGGGGCTCGGCAACGCGCTGTTCGTGTCGACCGCCCTCGCGGTGATCGTCGGCGCGGCGGCCGGCGGCAGCGCGGCAGCCATCCTGCTGTACGAGTCGGCCCTCGGCCTCGGCATGGCCTGCGGACCGCTGCTCGGCGCACTGCTCGGCGACGCCAGCTGGCGCTACCCCTTCTTCGGCACCGCGTTCCTGATGGCGATCGGTTTCCTGTGCATCTCGGTGTTCCTGAAGGACCAGCCGAGGCCGGCCCGGAAGATCTCCGTCCTGGACCCGGTCAAGGCGCTCGGGCACGGCGGTCTCGCCTCCGCCGCGGCTTCCGCGTTCTTCTACAACTACACGTTCTTCACGGTGCTGGCCTTCACTCCGTTCGTGCTGAACATGACCCCCTACAAGTCGGGGGCGGTGTTCTTCGCCTGGGGCGTGCTGCTCGCCGTCTTCTCGGTGCTCGTGGCGCCGGCGCTGCAGAGGCGGTTCGGCTCGCTGAAGGTGCTCGGCGGATCGCTGGTGCTGCTCGCCGTCGACGTGTTCGTCCTCGGGTACGGCGACCACACCACGGCGATCGTCTGCACGATCCTGTCGGGCGCGTTCATCGGCGTGAACAACACCGTCTACACCGAGCTGGCGCTCGGCGTCTCGGACGCCCCGCGTCCGGTGGCGAGCGCCGGCTACAACTTCGTGCGGTGGTTCGCGGCCGCGGCCGCGCCCTACTTCGCGCCGAAGATCGAGGAGTGGACCGACATCCATGTCCCGTTCGTCGTCGCGGCCGTGACCGCGGTGCTGGGCGCGGTCGTGGTCGTCGTCCGGCGCAAGGCGCTCACGCACGAAGCCGAGGAACTGGAACCGCGGCACGCGACGGAGGACGGGGTCTCGGTCTTCGCGGGCTGA
- a CDS encoding suppressor of fused domain protein, translated as MVDVLPLVEARLRSALGEPDARAAVTFLGTDRLEVLRFHEGDVVRYATLGMSAQPMSDPTAMLADPVEGPRAELVLSVRPGVSDTDKVLRPLAVLAASPQVEGVVVAPGSSLDVGEPLWPGAPFTSVLVAEPGGLVEDLELDEPLDPVRFLPLLPMTPNEAAWKRVHGAQALRERWLTHGTDLRDPSRRSVPLD; from the coding sequence ATGGTTGATGTTCTTCCTCTGGTCGAGGCCCGTTTGCGCAGCGCGCTGGGCGAGCCGGACGCCCGCGCCGCGGTCACCTTCCTCGGTACGGACCGCCTCGAGGTGCTGCGTTTCCACGAGGGCGACGTCGTCCGCTACGCCACGCTCGGCATGTCCGCGCAGCCGATGAGCGACCCGACGGCGATGCTCGCCGACCCGGTCGAGGGGCCGCGTGCCGAGCTGGTGCTGTCCGTCAGGCCCGGCGTGTCCGACACCGACAAGGTGCTCCGCCCGCTGGCCGTGCTCGCCGCGTCCCCGCAGGTCGAGGGCGTGGTCGTGGCCCCCGGCAGCTCCCTCGACGTGGGCGAACCCCTGTGGCCCGGCGCCCCGTTCACCTCGGTCCTGGTCGCCGAGCCCGGGGGTCTGGTCGAGGATCTCGAACTCGACGAGCCCCTCGACCCGGTCCGTTTCCTGCCGCTGCTCCCCATGACCCCCAACGAGGCCGCCTGGAAACGCGTGCACGGCGCCCAGGCCCTTCGGGAACGCTGGCTGACGCACGGGACGGACCTCCGGGATCCTTCCCGGAGGTCCGTCCCGCTCGACTGA
- a CDS encoding PHP domain-containing protein, with the protein MRIDLHCHSTASDGTDTPGELVRKAGAAGLDVVALTDHDTTRGYAEALAALPSGLTLVTGAELSCRVDGVSMHMLAYLFDPEEPALLAERELVRDDRVPRARAMVARLNELGVPVTWEQVARIAGEGSVGRPHVATALVELGVVPTVDDAFGENWLADGGRAHVEKHESDPFEAIRLVKGAGGVTVFAHPGASKRGRTVPESVVAELAAAGLDGIEVDHMDHDADTRARLRGLAADLGLLVTGSSDYHGSRKTCVLGEYTTDPEVYGEITRRATGAFPVPGTGGA; encoded by the coding sequence GTGCGCATCGATCTGCACTGCCACTCCACGGCCTCCGACGGTACGGACACGCCGGGTGAGCTGGTCCGCAAGGCGGGTGCCGCCGGTCTGGACGTCGTCGCGCTGACCGATCACGACACCACGCGCGGATACGCCGAGGCCCTGGCCGCGCTGCCGTCGGGGCTCACGCTGGTGACCGGTGCCGAGCTGTCCTGCCGTGTCGACGGCGTCAGCATGCACATGCTGGCCTATCTGTTCGACCCCGAGGAGCCCGCCCTGCTCGCCGAGCGGGAGCTGGTGCGCGACGACCGGGTGCCGCGGGCGCGGGCGATGGTCGCCAGGCTCAACGAGCTGGGCGTCCCCGTCACCTGGGAGCAGGTCGCGCGGATCGCCGGGGAGGGATCCGTCGGGCGGCCGCACGTGGCCACCGCCCTGGTGGAGCTCGGCGTCGTGCCGACCGTCGACGACGCCTTCGGCGAAAACTGGCTGGCCGACGGCGGCCGGGCCCATGTCGAGAAGCACGAGAGCGACCCCTTCGAGGCGATCCGGCTGGTCAAGGGCGCGGGCGGGGTCACCGTCTTCGCGCACCCGGGCGCGAGCAAGCGCGGTCGTACGGTGCCGGAGTCCGTGGTCGCCGAGCTGGCGGCCGCCGGTCTCGACGGCATCGAGGTCGATCACATGGACCACGACGCGGACACGCGCGCACGGCTGCGCGGGCTCGCCGCCGACCTGGGGCTGCTGGTCACCGGCTCGTCGGACTACCACGGCAGCCGCAAGACCTGTGTGCTCGGCGAGTACACGACCGACCCCGAGGTGTACGGGGAGATCACCCGGCGCGCCACCGGGGCGTTCCCGGTGCCGGGCACCGGCGGAGCCTGA
- a CDS encoding magnesium transporter MgtE N-terminal domain-containing protein, with the protein MAAGAPRIFVSHLSGVPVFDPSGDQVGRVRDLVVVLRVRRRPPRVLGLVVELSTRRRIFLPMTRVTGIESGQVITTGVLNVRRFEQRPTERLVFGELLDRRVTLGETGEEVTVLDVSVQQLPARRDWELDRVFVRKGKRATAFRRAKGETLTVEWSAVTGFSLEEHGQGAESLLATFEQLRPADLANVLHHLSPKRRAEVAAALDDDRLADVLEELPEDDQIEILGKLKEERAADVLEAMDPDDAADLLSELPEQDQERLLSLMQPDDAADMRRLMSYEEHTAGGLMTTEPIVLRPDATVADALARVRNRDLSPALAAQVYVCRPPDETPTGKYLGTVHFQRLLRDPPYTLVSSILDDDLQALAPDAALPVVAGFFATYDMVAAPVVDEAGSLLGAVTVDDVLDHMLPEDWRETEFHLDEDTTEEVGPHGS; encoded by the coding sequence ATGGCAGCGGGCGCCCCGCGGATCTTCGTGTCGCACCTCTCCGGCGTTCCGGTCTTCGACCCGAGCGGTGACCAGGTGGGACGGGTGCGCGACCTGGTCGTCGTGCTGCGGGTGCGGCGACGGCCGCCGAGGGTGCTCGGGCTCGTCGTCGAACTGTCCACCAGGCGCCGCATCTTCCTGCCCATGACCCGGGTGACCGGCATCGAGTCCGGCCAGGTCATCACCACCGGCGTGCTCAACGTCCGCCGCTTCGAGCAGCGGCCCACCGAGCGCCTCGTCTTCGGCGAGCTGCTCGACCGGCGCGTCACGCTCGGCGAGACCGGCGAGGAGGTCACCGTCCTCGACGTGTCGGTGCAGCAGCTGCCGGCCCGCCGGGACTGGGAGCTCGACCGGGTCTTCGTGCGCAAGGGGAAGAGGGCGACCGCCTTCCGGCGGGCGAAGGGCGAGACGCTCACCGTCGAGTGGTCGGCGGTCACCGGCTTCTCGCTGGAGGAGCACGGCCAGGGTGCGGAGAGCCTCCTCGCCACCTTCGAGCAGCTGCGCCCCGCCGACCTCGCCAACGTCCTGCACCATCTGTCGCCGAAGCGGCGCGCCGAGGTCGCCGCCGCGCTCGACGACGACCGTCTCGCCGACGTCCTCGAGGAGCTGCCGGAGGACGACCAGATCGAGATCCTCGGCAAGCTGAAGGAGGAGCGCGCGGCGGACGTCCTGGAGGCCATGGACCCCGACGACGCGGCCGACCTGCTCTCGGAACTCCCGGAGCAGGACCAGGAGCGGCTGCTGAGCCTGATGCAGCCCGACGACGCGGCCGACATGCGGCGCCTGATGTCGTACGAGGAGCACACCGCGGGCGGGCTGATGACCACCGAGCCGATCGTCCTGCGGCCCGACGCCACCGTCGCCGACGCCCTCGCGCGCGTCCGCAACCGCGACCTCTCGCCCGCGCTCGCCGCCCAGGTGTACGTCTGCCGCCCGCCCGACGAGACCCCCACCGGCAAGTACCTCGGCACGGTCCACTTCCAGCGACTGCTGCGCGACCCCCCGTACACGCTGGTCAGCTCGATACTCGACGACGATCTCCAGGCCCTGGCGCCGGACGCGGCGCTGCCGGTCGTGGCCGGCTTCTTCGCGACGTACGACATGGTCGCGGCCCCCGTCGTCGACGAGGCGGGCTCGCTGCTGGGCGCGGTCACCGTGGACGACGTCCTGGACCACATGCTGCCGGAGGACTGGCGGGAGACGGAGTTCCACCTCGACGAGGACACGACCGAGGAGGTGGGTCCGCATGGCTCCTGA
- a CDS encoding NYN domain-containing protein: MNDDLPALAARIDRTNELLTRMLAEVAKTPSTHAIFVDAGYLYAAAGRLVAGTEDRRAFDLDAEGLIEALIDRARSIFADSRLLRVYWYDGARRRIHTSEQQSIAELPDVKVRLGNLNANNQQKGVDSLIRTDLESLARHRAISDAALLGGDEDLVSAVEAAQGYGARVHLWGIEAPEGRNQADPLLWEVDSQRTLDLDFFKPYVSRRTATAYEGPGGNRPTREAVRFVGAQVAAKWLAARGRESLAELLPGHPYLPGSVDQDLLVEAEGILQYSLRGQADLRRALRDGFWEHVQSQY; encoded by the coding sequence ATGAACGACGACCTCCCGGCCCTCGCCGCCCGCATCGACCGCACGAACGAGCTGCTCACCCGCATGCTCGCCGAGGTGGCCAAGACACCCTCGACCCACGCGATCTTCGTCGACGCCGGGTATCTGTACGCGGCCGCGGGACGCCTGGTGGCCGGGACCGAGGACCGGCGGGCCTTCGACCTCGACGCCGAGGGCCTGATCGAGGCGCTCATCGACCGCGCCCGCTCGATCTTCGCCGACAGCCGGCTGCTGCGCGTGTACTGGTACGACGGGGCCCGGCGCCGCATCCACACCTCCGAGCAGCAGTCCATCGCCGAACTGCCGGACGTGAAGGTCCGGTTGGGCAATCTGAACGCGAACAACCAGCAGAAGGGCGTCGATTCGCTGATCCGGACCGACCTGGAGTCCCTGGCCCGGCACCGGGCCATCAGCGACGCGGCCCTGCTGGGCGGCGACGAGGACCTGGTCTCGGCGGTGGAGGCCGCGCAGGGGTACGGCGCCCGTGTGCACCTCTGGGGCATCGAGGCGCCGGAAGGCCGCAACCAGGCCGACCCGCTGCTCTGGGAGGTCGACAGCCAGCGCACCCTCGACCTCGACTTCTTCAAGCCGTACGTCTCGCGGCGCACCGCCACCGCCTACGAGGGGCCCGGCGGGAACCGGCCCACCCGCGAGGCCGTCCGCTTCGTCGGCGCACAGGTGGCGGCGAAGTGGCTGGCGGCGCGGGGCAGGGAGTCGCTGGCGGAGCTGCTGCCGGGCCACCCCTACCTCCCCGGCTCCGTCGACCAGGACCTTCTCGTGGAGGCGGAAGGCATCCTCCAGTACTCCCTGCGCGGCCAGGCCGACCTGAGGCGCGCCCTGCGGGACGGCTTCTGGGAGCACGTGCAGTCGCAGTACTGA
- a CDS encoding Mrp/NBP35 family ATP-binding protein, with amino-acid sequence MASEDAVREALATVNDPEINRPITELGMVKSVAIGADGAVAVAVYLTVSGCPMRETITQRVTDAVGAVEGVTRVDVTLDVMSDEQRKELASALRGGQTEREVPFAKPGSLTRVYAVASGKGGVGKSSVTVNLAAAMAADGLKVGVVDADIYGHSVPRMLGADGRPTQVENMIMPPSAHGVKVISIGMFTPGNAPVVWRGPMLHRALQQFLADVYWGDLDVLLLDLPPGTGDIAISVAQLVPNAEILVVTTPQQAAAEVAERAGSIAVQTHQKIVGVVENMSGLPCPHCGEMVDVFGTGGGQSVAEGLTRTTGATVPVLGSIPIDVRLREGGDEGKPVVLTDPDSPAGSALRAIAGKLGGRSRGLSGLSLGITPRNKF; translated from the coding sequence ATGGCTAGCGAAGACGCGGTGCGCGAGGCACTGGCGACGGTGAACGACCCCGAGATCAACCGGCCCATCACCGAACTCGGGATGGTGAAGTCGGTGGCGATCGGCGCGGACGGGGCGGTCGCGGTCGCCGTGTACCTGACGGTCTCCGGCTGCCCCATGCGCGAGACCATCACGCAGCGCGTGACCGACGCGGTCGGTGCCGTCGAGGGCGTCACGCGTGTCGACGTCACCCTCGACGTCATGAGCGACGAGCAGCGCAAGGAACTGGCGAGCGCCCTGCGCGGCGGCCAGACCGAGCGCGAGGTCCCGTTCGCCAAGCCGGGCTCGCTCACCAGGGTGTACGCGGTGGCGTCCGGCAAGGGCGGCGTCGGCAAGTCCTCGGTGACGGTGAACCTGGCGGCGGCGATGGCGGCCGACGGACTCAAGGTGGGCGTCGTCGACGCCGACATCTACGGTCACAGCGTGCCGCGCATGCTGGGCGCGGACGGCCGTCCCACCCAGGTCGAGAACATGATCATGCCGCCGTCCGCGCACGGCGTGAAGGTCATCTCCATCGGCATGTTCACCCCGGGCAACGCCCCGGTCGTCTGGCGCGGCCCGATGCTCCACCGCGCGCTGCAGCAGTTCCTGGCGGACGTGTACTGGGGCGATCTGGACGTGCTGCTCCTCGACCTCCCGCCGGGCACCGGCGACATCGCGATCTCCGTGGCACAGCTGGTGCCGAACGCCGAGATCCTGGTCGTGACGACCCCGCAGCAGGCGGCGGCCGAGGTGGCCGAGCGGGCGGGTTCCATCGCCGTCCAGACCCACCAGAAGATCGTCGGCGTGGTCGAGAACATGTCCGGCCTGCCCTGCCCGCACTGCGGGGAGATGGTCGACGTCTTCGGCACGGGCGGCGGACAGTCGGTGGCCGAGGGGCTCACCCGCACGACCGGCGCCACCGTGCCGGTGCTCGGCTCCATCCCGATCGACGTCCGGCTGCGCGAGGGCGGCGACGAGGGCAAGCCGGTCGTCCTCACCGACCCGGACTCCCCGGCGGGCTCCGCGCTGCGGGCCATCGCGGGCAAGCTGGGCGGCAGGTCGCGCGGCCTGTCGGGGCTGTCGCTCGGGATCACGCCCCGGAACAAGTTCTAG
- a CDS encoding MarC family protein: MFDVAVFGSLFLTLFVIMDPPGITPIFLALTAGRPGKVQKRMAFQAVCVAGGVITVFGLLGHQILDYLHVSVPALMIAGGLLLLLIALDLLTGKTDEPQQTKDVNVALVPLGMPLLAGPGAIVSVILAVQKADSVPTQVSVWSAILAIHVVLWLVMRYSLLIIRVIKDGGVVLVTRLAGMMLSAIAVQQIINGVTQVIRAG, encoded by the coding sequence ATGTTCGACGTCGCCGTCTTCGGCTCTCTCTTCCTCACCCTTTTCGTCATCATGGACCCCCCGGGGATCACCCCGATCTTCCTCGCGCTGACCGCCGGACGCCCCGGCAAGGTGCAGAAGAGGATGGCCTTCCAAGCGGTCTGTGTGGCCGGTGGCGTGATCACCGTCTTCGGGCTCCTCGGGCACCAGATCCTCGACTATCTGCATGTCTCCGTTCCCGCGCTGATGATCGCGGGCGGGCTGCTGCTCCTGCTGATCGCGCTCGACCTGCTCACCGGCAAGACCGACGAGCCGCAGCAGACCAAGGACGTCAACGTCGCCCTCGTCCCGCTGGGCATGCCGCTGCTGGCCGGGCCCGGCGCGATCGTGTCCGTCATCCTCGCCGTGCAGAAGGCCGACAGCGTGCCGACGCAGGTGTCGGTCTGGTCGGCCATCCTCGCCATCCATGTGGTGCTGTGGCTGGTGATGCGCTACTCGTTGCTGATCATCCGGGTCATCAAGGACGGCGGCGTGGTCCTGGTGACGCGACTGGCGGGCATGATGCTCTCCGCGATCGCCGTGCAGCAGATCATCAACGGGGTCACCCAGGTGATCCGGGCGGGCTGA